The following proteins are encoded in a genomic region of Leptolyngbya boryana PCC 6306:
- a CDS encoding two-partner secretion domain-containing protein produces the protein MLRNLSSAFILSLGMGLVSANAGISQVTPDKTLPTPSEVTPGCTNCIINGGIQRGGNLFHSFQEFSIPTGGQVLFNNGLDVQNIFSRVTGSQPSIIDGILRANGIANLFLINPNGIQFGVNAQLNIGGSFLATTADAVQFDNRTQFNAKSPTPLFSNRAPVGLTFTNPALIQVDGVGHQQLVTSLQGGFASRLAFTGQGQATSGLRVQPNQTLALIGGDVVLNGGLLTAPAGQVEIGSVKTGIVGLSNTASGFRFDYTQSSQLGSISLLKQSAIDTTGDRFSNIRLRGSTINLNDASLLVIENTGIGTVGDIELQADQQINVIGLTSFNRQDQLPLVQKISRSITSLTTSGTGANILLSSPNIRLTDSAYISALTLGNGNAGNIQVQANRLDIQGIAETEAAAIASSMTTSTYGIGRGGSIDINANQVEVSRSGLIYTTTYNLGQAGNISINSQSLSLDGGDLRIAVVANTFPSAALTFLPTSLGSNSVSSANSGNIFVQTQQLRVTNGAQFGTVSLVSGQAGTVTINASESVTVEGTARPTQFDLDPRLTPEVRQGLLRFQIDPSSVKVDRPVSSIIGSGGGLRNLFTEQVTNFSLTSMSRAGSVTIDSPKIQVKDARITVQNAGIGDAGELTLNANQIQLNRGGAITASTFSGNGGNVVVNADQLWIRDRSEITTNAGAGGNGGSIGLTSGVLAVLNNSRISANAERGRGGNVQITAQGVFNDRSSLISATSDRGPEFDGTVQINALESQLQRSSLRVLPTPEGSKIATICPSQADPRASTLIDNGTGGIQSNPTDSLSSRQGWLPKAPASTTRSQPIFRSNPSTEIQDWVLNPDQKTVRLIVAGRGTPYATSTSPC, from the coding sequence ATGCTGCGGAATCTTAGTTCTGCCTTCATTCTAAGCCTTGGAATGGGGCTAGTCTCAGCAAATGCTGGAATCAGCCAAGTGACTCCGGACAAAACTCTTCCAACCCCATCTGAAGTGACTCCAGGTTGTACAAACTGTATTATCAATGGGGGAATTCAGCGAGGTGGCAATCTATTTCACAGTTTTCAAGAATTTTCAATTCCAACAGGTGGACAAGTCCTGTTTAATAATGGGCTAGATGTTCAGAATATTTTCTCTCGTGTTACTGGCAGTCAGCCTTCAATCATTGATGGCATTCTGCGAGCAAATGGAATCGCCAATCTGTTTTTGATCAATCCCAATGGGATTCAGTTTGGGGTAAATGCTCAGTTGAATATCGGAGGCTCCTTTCTTGCAACGACAGCAGACGCAGTACAGTTTGACAATCGTACTCAATTCAATGCCAAATCTCCGACACCTCTCTTTTCAAACCGCGCTCCTGTTGGATTAACCTTTACGAACCCTGCTCTAATTCAAGTCGATGGAGTAGGACATCAGCAGCTTGTCACTTCCTTACAAGGTGGCTTCGCGAGTCGTCTTGCCTTTACTGGGCAAGGACAAGCAACATCTGGTCTGAGAGTTCAACCTAATCAAACTCTTGCGCTAATTGGTGGAGATGTCGTGCTAAATGGCGGTCTACTGACTGCACCTGCGGGGCAAGTTGAAATTGGAAGTGTGAAAACTGGAATTGTTGGACTGAGTAACACTGCATCTGGATTCAGGTTTGACTATACTCAAAGCTCTCAACTTGGAAGTATTTCTTTGTTGAAACAATCCGCGATCGACACCACAGGAGATCGATTTAGCAATATTCGACTTCGGGGAAGCACAATCAATCTCAACGATGCTTCGTTGCTCGTCATTGAAAATACCGGAATCGGGACTGTTGGCGACATTGAGCTACAAGCTGACCAGCAAATCAATGTCATTGGACTAACTTCCTTCAATCGTCAAGATCAGCTGCCTCTCGTCCAGAAGATTTCGAGATCGATTACCAGCCTCACAACCTCTGGCACTGGCGCAAATATTTTACTGAGCAGTCCTAATATCCGCTTAACTGACTCTGCTTATATTTCTGCGCTTACATTAGGAAATGGCAATGCTGGTAATATCCAAGTTCAAGCGAATCGCCTTGATATTCAGGGAATTGCGGAGACCGAAGCGGCAGCGATCGCAAGTAGCATGACAACTTCAACTTACGGAATTGGACGGGGCGGAAGCATTGATATCAATGCGAATCAGGTTGAAGTCTCCAGAAGTGGATTGATTTACACAACGACCTATAACCTGGGTCAAGCAGGTAATATTTCTATCAACTCCCAAAGCTTATCGCTAGATGGTGGCGACCTACGGATTGCTGTTGTCGCGAATACGTTTCCATCGGCTGCATTAACATTTCTCCCCACAAGTTTAGGCTCGAATTCAGTGAGTTCAGCGAATAGCGGCAATATTTTTGTTCAAACTCAACAGCTTAGAGTAACGAATGGCGCTCAATTTGGAACAGTATCCTTAGTTTCTGGTCAAGCAGGAACGGTAACCATTAATGCTTCGGAATCTGTGACTGTAGAAGGAACGGCTCGCCCTACTCAGTTCGATTTAGATCCGCGACTAACACCTGAAGTGCGACAGGGGCTGCTTCGATTTCAAATTGATCCCTCTAGTGTTAAGGTCGATCGTCCTGTTTCCAGCATTATTGGCTCAGGCGGCGGACTAAGAAATCTATTTACTGAGCAAGTTACAAATTTCTCTCTGACTTCAATGAGTCGGGCTGGAAGTGTAACGATTGATAGTCCCAAAATTCAGGTCAAGGATGCCCGAATCACGGTTCAAAATGCAGGAATCGGGGATGCTGGTGAACTGACGCTGAATGCGAATCAAATTCAACTCAATCGAGGAGGCGCAATCACAGCTTCTACCTTCAGTGGTAACGGCGGAAACGTTGTAGTAAATGCAGATCAGCTATGGATAAGGGATAGAAGTGAGATTACGACGAATGCAGGGGCAGGCGGAAACGGAGGCAGTATTGGATTAACTTCGGGTGTCTTGGCTGTATTAAACAATAGTCGCATTAGCGCCAACGCGGAGCGCGGACGAGGTGGCAATGTTCAAATCACGGCTCAAGGCGTGTTTAATGACCGCAGTAGCTTAATTAGCGCAACCTCCGATCGTGGACCTGAATTCGATGGAACGGTTCAAATTAATGCACTTGAATCCCAACTTCAGCGATCGAGCTTAAGAGTTTTACCCACACCCGAAGGTTCTAAAATTGCGACAATTTGCCCCTCACAAGCCGATCCTCGTGCTAGTACGCTGATCGATAACGGAACAGGCGGAATTCAAAGCAATCCAACTGATTCACTCAGTAGCCGTCAAGGATGGCTGCCAAAAGCTCCAGCTTCTACAACCCGATCGCAGCCAATCTTTCGATCAAATCCTTCAACTGAAATTCAAGATTGGGTACTCAACCCCGATCAAAAAACAGTGAGGCTCATCGTTGCAGGACGGGGCACTCCATACGCAACAAGCACTTCGCCTTGCTAA
- a CDS encoding ShlB/FhaC/HecB family hemolysin secretion/activation protein: MLLTALQAQALPLQPIPSLNLPPATPATPPPLLPRVSPPEIINSPSSQPESQTSSPRTIRVKEFRFQGNTVFTQQQLSEVVASFIGRDISIAELLQTSAAIRKFYTDRGYLVAGAFIPEVGNEALDPQAAIVTIRVVEGTVEQIKVTGDDRFAEYVQSRLERATRPILQEQRLIEVLRLLQADPRIQTISAVLNPGTEPNTRILEVQIATNSTFSGSVELNNQRSQLVGRLERRIDLKQVNLLGLGDDLSLFYANTNGSNTIGTTYTIPVNVQNGTVQLSATWLNSRIIEEPFDEADIRSSSTFYDLTFRQPIVQRATEESIQELALGITASHSESRSSILGVPFPLSPGADDQGRTRISAIRLFQEWTQRSDSSVFAARSHFSFGINALNSTINRDAPDSRFLSWRGQFLWLQRVNSQLDIFLRSQLQFSASFAPGGDHALVPTEQFSLGGSSTVRGYAQNAALNDNGIFGSAEFRIGLLRNDSTSLLLIPFVDMGRAWNRNGNDSNTLASLGLGLQWTQNDLQVRANYAFPLTTLENQSPQANQFDFSVQYNFSF; this comes from the coding sequence GTGTTGCTAACTGCGTTACAAGCTCAAGCCCTTCCACTACAACCAATTCCTAGCTTAAATCTACCTCCAGCGACTCCAGCGACTCCACCACCGCTTTTGCCCCGTGTCAGTCCTCCTGAGATTATCAATTCTCCTAGTTCTCAGCCGGAGTCGCAAACTTCTTCCCCCCGGACAATTCGAGTCAAAGAGTTTAGGTTTCAGGGAAATACGGTTTTCACGCAACAACAACTGAGCGAAGTTGTTGCTAGTTTTATTGGGCGTGACATCAGCATTGCTGAACTACTTCAAACGAGTGCAGCAATCCGAAAATTCTATACGGATCGTGGCTATCTTGTTGCAGGTGCATTCATTCCAGAGGTAGGAAATGAGGCACTTGATCCGCAGGCTGCTATCGTCACGATTCGAGTTGTCGAAGGTACGGTTGAGCAAATCAAAGTGACTGGCGACGATCGTTTTGCCGAATATGTTCAATCTCGCCTCGAACGAGCAACTCGTCCAATTTTGCAGGAGCAGCGTTTAATTGAAGTGCTTCGACTTCTACAGGCTGACCCGCGCATCCAAACCATTTCAGCCGTTCTCAATCCCGGCACTGAACCGAATACAAGGATTTTAGAGGTTCAAATCGCAACGAATTCAACGTTTAGCGGCTCTGTGGAACTGAATAATCAACGATCGCAACTTGTTGGAAGATTAGAAAGACGAATTGATCTAAAACAAGTCAACTTACTAGGATTGGGTGATGATCTCAGTCTCTTCTACGCCAACACTAATGGCAGCAATACGATAGGCACAACCTACACGATTCCTGTCAATGTTCAAAACGGAACTGTGCAGCTAAGTGCAACGTGGCTAAATAGCCGAATTATTGAGGAACCCTTTGATGAAGCAGATATCCGCTCAAGTTCAACATTTTACGATCTAACCTTCCGTCAGCCAATTGTTCAACGAGCGACAGAAGAATCAATCCAAGAACTTGCGCTTGGCATTACAGCTTCTCATAGTGAAAGCCGTTCCTCAATCTTAGGTGTTCCCTTTCCATTGTCTCCAGGTGCAGATGATCAGGGACGAACTCGGATCTCAGCGATTCGGCTTTTCCAAGAGTGGACACAACGTAGCGATTCTTCTGTTTTCGCTGCGCGATCGCACTTCAGTTTCGGAATCAATGCCTTGAACTCAACGATCAATCGCGATGCTCCAGATAGCCGATTTCTGAGTTGGCGAGGGCAGTTTTTGTGGTTACAACGGGTTAATTCTCAGCTTGATATTTTCTTGCGATCGCAGTTGCAATTTAGCGCTAGCTTCGCTCCAGGTGGTGACCATGCTTTAGTTCCCACAGAGCAATTTAGTTTAGGTGGCTCATCTACTGTGCGGGGTTATGCGCAGAACGCGGCTCTAAATGATAACGGAATTTTCGGATCAGCTGAATTTAGAATCGGATTACTTCGCAACGATTCGACAAGCCTGCTCCTGATTCCTTTTGTTGATATGGGTAGAGCATGGAACAGGAATGGAAATGATTCCAACACGCTTGCATCTCTAGGATTGGGGTTGCAGTGGACTCAGAACGATCTACAAGTTCGAGCAAACTACGCCTTTCCATTGACGACCCTGGAGAATCAAAGCCCCCAAGCGAATCAATTTGACTTCTCAGTTCAATACAATTTCTCTTTTTAA